From Zingiber officinale cultivar Zhangliang chromosome 5B, Zo_v1.1, whole genome shotgun sequence, the proteins below share one genomic window:
- the LOC121986734 gene encoding pentatricopeptide repeat-containing protein At1g61870, mitochondrial-like, with protein sequence MRPFRAARAVAALRRTLAIPFLSRQLSTSSANAALCFSPTDSGRTSPAPAALCRTLTIPFFHLQPATFSAKAASANTKSDDDEDGDPIAAAKFAIRSESDPDRLVSLFESSARHPSFSRDRQIYKFSVHKLARCGRPDLVERILEGAKSDANIKSEGIWIRLITLYSNAGMIDHSVRIFEAMPSVGCRRSERSFCVLLAAFLENRQFDRIQESIDRCAKEYSIVPAIGSYNVLLKALCSSDKVDEAFALLDEMPAKGLEPDIVCYNTVLDGYLKMRDDSGFEKVLEEIGKKQFRPSVTTYNCRIAALCAKGKSSQAEELLDVMQSDGIYPNRTCFNTLMGGFCKEENPDSAMKVYERMKGIKRPDGTGVSPDFNTYITLLDGFVKKGEFQKAVGICKQCLDTKWAPPFYMVKDLVDGLIKSSQLDDAKDIIARMRRGITKDDAKDAWRKIEKGFAL encoded by the coding sequence ATGAGACCTTTCCGTGCTGCTCGGGCTGTAGCGGCGCTACGTCGAACCCTAGCAATCCCCTTTCTCAGCCGCCAGCTCTCCACTTCCTCCGCCAACGCCGCCTTGTGCTTCTCCCCCACTGACTCGGGGAGGACTTCCCCAGCTCCGGCGGCGCTATGCCGAACCCTAACGATCCCCTTTTTTCACCTCCAGCCCGCCACTTTCTCCGCTAAAGCCGCCTCCGCCAATACCAAGTCCGACGACGACGAAGACGGCGATCCCATTGCCGCTGCAAAGTTCGCCATCCGATCCGAGTCCGACCCCGACCGCCTCGTCTCCCTCTTCGAGTCGTCCGCGCGCCACCCCTCCTTCTCACGCGATCGCcaaatttataaattttcggtCCATAAGCTCGCTCGCTGCGGTCGCCCTGACCTCGTCGAGCGCATCCTCGAGGGCGCCAAGTCCGACGCCAACATCAAGTCGGAGGGCATCTGGATCCGTCTTATCACCCTCTACTCCAACGCTGGAATGATCGACCACTCCGTGCGCATTTTCGAGGCCATGCCTAGCGTCGGCTGCCGGCGTTCTGAGCGCTCGTTCTGCGTCCTGTTGGCTGCTTTTCTGGAGAATCGTCAGTTTGATCGCATTCAGGAGTCCATCGACCGATGCGCCAAAGAGTACAGCATCGTCCCAGCCATTGGGTCTTACAATGTCCTCCTCAAAGCCCTCTGTTCTAGCGACAAGGTTGACGAGGCGTTTGCTTTGCTTGATGAAATGCCTGCAAAAGGACTCGAGCCTGACATCGTCTGCTATAACACCGTTTTGGACGGATATCTTAAGATGAGAGACGATTCTGGATTCGAAAAAGTTCTTGAGGAGATTGGCAAGAAACAATTTCGCCCAAGTGTGACCACCTATAATTGTAGGATTGCAGCATTATGTGCAAAAGGTAAGAGCTCTCAGGCTGAAGAATTGTTGGATGTGATGCAATCAGATGGAATCTATCCAAACAGAACATGCTTCAATACCTTGATGGGTGGGTTTTGCAAAGAAGAGAATCCAGATTCCGCTATGAAGGTATATGAGAGAATGAAAGGTATCAAAAGGCCTGATGGTACTGGTGTGTCACCTGATTTTAACACATATATTACCCTACTGGACGGTTTTGTCAAAAAAGGAGAGTTTCAGAAGGCTGTGGGGATTTGCAAGCAGTGTTTGGACACGAAATGGGCACCTCCATTTTATATGGTAAAAGACTTGGTTGATGGATTGATTAAGAGTTCACAGCTAGATGACGCAAAGGACATTATTGCAAGAATGAGGAGGGGGATAACTAAGGATGATGCTAAAGATGCTTGGAGGAAAATTGAAAAAGGATTTGCCTTATGA
- the LOC121986735 gene encoding mediator of RNA polymerase II transcription subunit 32-like, whose product MDGAIEAMSSEYQAFVAAAVEVVESSGGPPGRALEELKQRWQLFMAACDEAEEVVELARRRITAEHVMDVASGMALGGPAAPPLPPISAPRLERAVQAVNSLAVDLRSPPAAHKVD is encoded by the coding sequence ATGGACGGCGCCATCGAAGCAATGAGCAGTGAGTACCAGGCGTTTGTGGCGGCGGCTGTGGAGGTGGTTGAAAGCTCCGGCGGCCCGCCTGGTAGGGCACTTGAGGAATTGAAGCAGAGATGGCAGCTGTTCATGGCCGCATGCGACGAGGCAGAGGAAGTGGTGGAGTTGGCGAGGAGGAGGATCACGGCCGAGCATGTGATGGACGTGGCTTCAGGGATGGCACTGGGAGGACCAGCAGCGCCGCCATTGCCGCCCATCAGTGCGCCCCGCTTGGAACGGGCGGTCCAAGCAGTTAACTCTCTCGCTGTGGATCTCCGCTCACCACCGGCTGCTCACAAGGTGGATTGA